A DNA window from Solanum lycopersicum chromosome 3, SLM_r2.1 contains the following coding sequences:
- the LOC101260516 gene encoding uncharacterized protein: protein MRTLCPNLDREDGLETVLEVPIPEEMFASPKQRTRHNMKYHSDEKSAASVFGSRDAEIQLLLGVVGAPLIPHPIRYQHSINTKINDHPIEASMAKYIVQQYIAAAGGEGALNSMDSMYAMGKIKMVASEFSAGDGMGLNKGNMMKIKSTVKNGSGEMGGFVLWQKRPDLWSIELVVSGCKISAGSDGKVAWRQTPWHHSHASRGPARPLRRSLQGLDPKSVANLFSTSICIGEKTVNEEDCFVLKLEAEPSSLKARSSSKVEVMRHTVWGYFSQRTGLLFQLEDTHLLRIKAPGNDVFWETTMESLILDYRTIDGVNIAHAGRTSVSLFRFGENTEGHTRTRMEEVWTIEEVDFNIKGLSADCFLPPSDLMKEDEMGHDVNKKSRLGLKTPKIRSCRRSASKIMSIDEEDLEDYEADEES, encoded by the exons ATGAGGACACTGTGCCCAAACTTGGATAGAGAAGATGGGCTGGAAACAGTACTGGAAGTACCCATCCCAGAAGAAATGTTTGCTTCTCCTAAACAGAGGACTCGGCATAACATGAAATATCACAGTGACGAAAAGTCAGCCGCTTCTGTATTTGGCAGCCGAGATGCTGAAATTCAACTCTTGCTGGGCGTCGTTGGTGCTCCCTTAATCCCTCATCCCATTCGTTATCAACATTCTATCAACACTAAGATCAACGATCATCCCATC GAGGCTTCTATGGCGAAATATATAGTACAACAGTACATAGCGGCAGCAGGGGGAGAAGGTGCTCTGAATTCGATGGATAGCATGTACGCAATGGGAAAGATAAAGATGGTGGCGTCTGAGTTTAGTGCAGGAGATGGTATGGGTTTAAACAAAGGAAATATGATGAAGATCAAAAGTACTGTGAAAAATGGTAGTGGAGAAATGGGAGGATTTGTGTTGTGGCAGAAGAGACCTGACTTATGGAGCATAGAGTTGGTAGTTTCAGGATGTAAAATAAGTGCTGGAAGTGATGGTAAAGTTGCTTGGAGACAAACGCCATGGCATCATTCTCATGCTTCTCGTGGTCCTGCAAGGCCTCTTCGGCGATCTTTACAG GGTCTTGATCCAAAATCCGTTGCTAATTTATTCTCGACATCGATTTGTATTGGAGAGAAGACGGTGAATGAAGAAGATTGCTTCGTACTAAAGCTTGAAGCAGAGCCCTCATCTTTAAAAGCAAGAAGCAGCAGCAAAGTTGAAGTAATGAGGCACACTGTATGGGGCTATTTCAGCCAACGAACAGGGCTCTTGTTCCAGCTTGAAGACACTCATCTTTTGCGAATTAAAGCCCCAGGAAATGATGTCTTTTGGGAAACAACAATGGAGTCACTAATCCTCGATTATCGAACAATAGATGGTGTTAATATTGCACATGCTGGTAGGACCTCTGTTTCTCTGTTCAGGTTTGGTGAGAACACTGAAGGGCACACTAGGACAAGGATGGAAGAAGTTTGGACAATTGAAGAAGTTGATTTTAACATAAAGGGACTCTCCGCGGACTGTTTCTTACCGCCTAGTGACTTGATGAAAGAAGATGAAATGGGACATGATGTAAACAAGAAGTCAAGGTTGGGACTGAAGACTCCTAAAATAAGAAGTTGTAGGAGAAGTGCATCTAAAATAATGTCTATTGATGAAGAAGATCTTGAAGACTATGAAGCAGATGAAGAATCTTga